Genomic DNA from Desulfuromonas sp. TF:
CCCCGAGGCGCATACGGATTTCATTTTTTCGGTGGTGGGGGAGGAGCTCGGATTCGTCGGCGTATTCGTGATCTCTGCCATGTTCCTGGTGCTGATCATGAGGGGTATTCGCGCCGCCCAGGGGGCTCCGGATGACTTCGGCCGATACCTCGCCTGCGGCGTGACCCTTCTGCTGGGTATGGAGGCGTTCGTCAATATTGCCGTCGTCATGGGGATGCTCCCCACCAAGGGAATGGCCCTGCCCTTTCTCTCCTACGGGGGAACGAGCCTGCTGACCACTCTGCTGGCGGTCGGAATACTGCTGAACATATCGAGTCACGCTCCGGGAGAACTGCGATGAAAATGCTGCTGGCCGGCGGCGGCACCGGCGGACATCTCTTCCCGGCCGTAGCCCTGGCCCAGCGCCTTCTGGAGCAGACGCCGGAGAGCGAAGTGCTCTTCGTCGGCACCGAACGGGGGATCGAGTCACGAATCCTGCCGGAACTCGGCCTTCCACTGGCGACCATCGATATCGCCGGGTTCGCCGGCAAGGGGATCGGGGGAAAGCTGGCCCTGATTCCCCGGCTCTTTAAAAGCGTGCACCAGTCACTGCGCATTCTCGACCGTTTCCGGCCTCAGGTCGTGGTTGGAGTCGGCGGATACGCATCGGGGCCGCTTCTGCTTGCGGCCCGTCTCAAGGGGTACCCGGTATTGATTCACGAGCAGAATGCCTGGCCCGGGCTGACCAATCGACTTCTGGCCCGGTGGGCGGAGCGGATCTGTCTCTCCTTTGCCGAGGCGGACCGGGCGTTCCATCACGGGGCCACAGTGCTGACCGGCAATCCGTTGCGCCGCGGCATGGAGGATTGTCCTCCCATCTCCCCGGATAACCCGCTGCTCCTGGTCTTCGGCGGCAGCCGGGGAGCCAGGGCCATTAACGAAGCCATGGTCCGTGCTCTGCCTCTTCTCGAGGAATTCCGGGGGCGGCTCGGCATTCTGCACCAGACCGGGGCTGAGGATGTGGAATGGACCCGGGAGGAATATCGACAGGCCGGCTGGGACCCGAACGGGGTGGTGCCGTTCATCAATGACATGGCCGACGCCTACGCCAGGGCCCACCTTGTTCTGTGCCGGGCCGGCGCAACGACGGTGGCCGAACTGACCGCCTGCGGTCGTCCGGCGATCATGGTGCCGTATCCCCATGCCGCCGGAGACCACCAGAGCGCCAATGCCCGGGCCCTGGCCCACAGGGGAGCGGCGTTGATGCTCCCCCAGTCCGAGCTTACGGCAGAGAACATCGCCCGGATCGCGGGAGACCTCCTCAGGGACCGGGAGCGGCTGCTGAACATGGCCGGCGTCGCCCGGTCGATGGGAAAAAGAGGGGCTTCCGACCTCATCCTGAGGGAATGCAGGGCGATAGCGAAGGAACGGTGATCTGTGATCAGTGATCGGTGAAGGTAGAAACCGATCCCCGACGAATCGTCAACCGATCACAGATCACGAATAACCAATCACGGATTTTAGATATGTACGGAAAAATAAGAAAAATCCACTTTATCGGCATCGGCGGCATCGGCATGAGCGGGATAGCTGAAGTTCTTCTCAACCTTGGCTACCAGGTCTCCGGCTCCGATCTCAGGGAAACGGAGATCACCCGCAGGCTGGGCGGACTCGGAGGCGAGATCGTCTACGGACATCAGGCCGAAAACGTTCGAGAGGTGGACGTCGTGGTCACCTCCACCGCGGTGAAGGGCGACAACCCTGAAGTCCTCGAAGCACACCGCAGGCTCATCCCCGTCATCCCCCGGGCCGAAATGCTGGCGGAGCTGATGAGGATGAAGTTCGGCATCGCCGTGGCGGGAACCCACGGAAAGACGACGACCACCAGCATGGTCGCCACCATCCTTTCCCACGCCGGCATTGATCCGACGGCGGTGATCGGAGGCCGTCTCGACTCCCTCGGCTCCAACGCCAAACTGGGGCAGGGGAAGTTTCTGGTGGCCGAGGCGGACGAGTCGGACGGCTCCTTCCTCCACCTCTCGCCCACCATTGCCGTGGTGACCAACATCGATGCCGACCACCTTGATTTTTACCGGGACCTGGACGAGATCAAGGAAGTCTTCGTCGATTTCATCAACAAGGTCCCCTTTTACGGGACGGCGGTTCTGTGTCTCGATGATCCCAACATCCAGGGGATCGTGCCCCAGGTCAAGAAACGGTTCGTGACCTACGGGTTGGCCGGACAGGCGGACTTCAGGGCCACCGATATCGAGCACCGGGAGGATCGCACCACCTTTTCGGTGCACCATCACGACTCGCGCCTGGGTTCACTCACTCTGCGCATGCCGGGGCGGCACAATGTCCTGAACGCCCTGGCGGCCGTGGCCGTGGCCGTGGAGCTGGATATCCCCTTCGCCGCGATTGCCGAAGGAATGCAGGACTTCGGCGGGGTGCAGAGGCGTTTCCAGGTCAAGTACAACGAAGAGGGAATCATGGTGGTCGATGATTATGGACACCATCCCGCTGAAATCAAAGCGACCCTGGCGGCGGCCCGATCCGGCTGGGACCGAAGGGTGGTGGCGGTGTTCCAGCCTCATCGCTTCAGCCGCACCCGGGCCCTGTTCGAGGATTTTCTCACCGCCTTTTACCAGGCCGACCACGTGGTGGTCATGGATGTCTATTCGGCGGGAGAGGAGCCGATTCCCGGAGTGAGTTCCGAAGCACTGGCAGCAGGAATCGGCGAACACGGGCACAAGCATGTGCTCCACATCGCCGAGCGCGACGCTGTGGCGGCGCATCTGATGTCGGTTGTCCGGGAGGGGGATATCGTCATCACCCTGGGGGCGGGAAACGTCTGGCAGGTGGGGGAACAACTGATACGGCATCTGAAGGAAAAAGGGTGACTCGTTCATTCATTGAAAAACTGCAGAGGACTCTGGCCGGAAAGGTTCTGGAGAACGAACCCCTTGCCCGCCACACCACGTGGCGGGTGGGAGGGACGGCCCGGATCTTCATCGTTCCGGCGGACCACCGTGATCTGCTGAAGGCGCTGGCGCTGCTGCGCGAAGCGCAAGTGTCGTGGCTGCCCCTCGGCGCCGGCAGCAATCTGCTGGTCAGGGACGGAGGCATCCGGGGCGCGGTGATCCACACGGTCGCGTTGCGGGAGCTGCACATGGAAGACGGGGGGATGGTGCGGGCCGGCGCCGGTCTGCCCCTGATGACCCTGATCCGGGAAACGTCCCGCCGGGGTCTGGCGGGGCTGGAGGCACTGGCGGGAATTCCCGGGACGGTCGGCGGTGCGGTCGCCATGAACGCCGGCGCCGGCGGTCAGGAGCTGAGCGGGGTGCTGAGATCGGTCATCCTGGCCGGGGAAGAAGGGGAGGATGAGTGGTCCGCGGAGAGGCTGAATTTCGGTTACCGCTCCTCGGCGCTTCCGGGGGATAAAGTGGTAACGGCGGCGCACCTGCGCTTCCGTCCGGCCGATGCCGCGGCGCTGGCGAAGGAGGTCCGCACCCGAATCGCGCTCCGGAGGGATGCGCAGAGCGTCGGCGCCCCCAACGCCGGATCAGTCTTCAAGAATCCGCCCGGCCTTTCCGCCTGGCGCCTGATCGACGAAGCGGGGCTGCGGGGACTTACGGCCGGGGGGGCTATGGTGGCTCAGAAACACGCCAACTTCATCGTCAACCGCGGAGGCGCGACGGCCGGCGACATTCTGGCACTGATCCACGGCATCCGGGAAAAGGTTCTGAAGCAAACCGGCATCGAGCTGGAGCCGGAAGTGAGGATTGTGGGAGAGGAAGTTTCATGACCCGGGATGAATTGAAAAAGAAGAAGATCGCCGTTCTGATGGGCGGACTATCCGCTGAGCGGGAAATCTCCCTGCGCACCGGTCAGGCGGTCTTGAACGCCCTGCAGAAGGCCGGATACCGAGCCAGCGCCCTGGACGCGGACCGTAACCTGGCATCGCGCCTGGTCGAAGAAGAAATCGAGGTGGCCTTCATCGCCCTTCATGGGAGATACGGAGAGGACGGCACGGTTCAAGGACTTCTGGAGATGCTGCAGATCCCCTATACCGGCAGCGGAGTACTGGCCTCCAGCGTCGCCATGGACAAAGTGACCACAAAGAAAATTCTTCTTTACCATGAACTCCCCACCCCCGGCTTCGAAGTCTACCGCCGCGGCGACGACCGGCAGGCTCTGATGAGTCGCTGCCGTCATTACCCGCTGGTGGTCAAGCCGGCGAGGGAAGGATCGACCATCGGAGTGAGCATCGTCCGCAATGCGGACGAACTCGGGCAGGGGCTGGACGAAGCCCTCCGGTGCGATGACCTCGTGCTGGTGGAGGATTACATCAAGGGGATGGAAATCACGGTCGGCGTTCTCGGCGGAGAAGCCCTTCCCATTATTCAGGTTGTGCCCAAGGGGGGATTTTACGACTTCAACGCCAAGTACACGGGGGGGCAGACCGAGTATATTCTTCCCGC
This window encodes:
- the murG gene encoding undecaprenyldiphospho-muramoylpentapeptide beta-N-acetylglucosaminyltransferase is translated as MKMLLAGGGTGGHLFPAVALAQRLLEQTPESEVLFVGTERGIESRILPELGLPLATIDIAGFAGKGIGGKLALIPRLFKSVHQSLRILDRFRPQVVVGVGGYASGPLLLAARLKGYPVLIHEQNAWPGLTNRLLARWAERICLSFAEADRAFHHGATVLTGNPLRRGMEDCPPISPDNPLLLVFGGSRGARAINEAMVRALPLLEEFRGRLGILHQTGAEDVEWTREEYRQAGWDPNGVVPFINDMADAYARAHLVLCRAGATTVAELTACGRPAIMVPYPHAAGDHQSANARALAHRGAALMLPQSELTAENIARIAGDLLRDRERLLNMAGVARSMGKRGASDLILRECRAIAKER
- the murC gene encoding UDP-N-acetylmuramate--L-alanine ligase, translated to MYGKIRKIHFIGIGGIGMSGIAEVLLNLGYQVSGSDLRETEITRRLGGLGGEIVYGHQAENVREVDVVVTSTAVKGDNPEVLEAHRRLIPVIPRAEMLAELMRMKFGIAVAGTHGKTTTTSMVATILSHAGIDPTAVIGGRLDSLGSNAKLGQGKFLVAEADESDGSFLHLSPTIAVVTNIDADHLDFYRDLDEIKEVFVDFINKVPFYGTAVLCLDDPNIQGIVPQVKKRFVTYGLAGQADFRATDIEHREDRTTFSVHHHDSRLGSLTLRMPGRHNVLNALAAVAVAVELDIPFAAIAEGMQDFGGVQRRFQVKYNEEGIMVVDDYGHHPAEIKATLAAARSGWDRRVVAVFQPHRFSRTRALFEDFLTAFYQADHVVVMDVYSAGEEPIPGVSSEALAAGIGEHGHKHVLHIAERDAVAAHLMSVVREGDIVITLGAGNVWQVGEQLIRHLKEKG
- the murB gene encoding UDP-N-acetylmuramate dehydrogenase, with the translated sequence MTRSFIEKLQRTLAGKVLENEPLARHTTWRVGGTARIFIVPADHRDLLKALALLREAQVSWLPLGAGSNLLVRDGGIRGAVIHTVALRELHMEDGGMVRAGAGLPLMTLIRETSRRGLAGLEALAGIPGTVGGAVAMNAGAGGQELSGVLRSVILAGEEGEDEWSAERLNFGYRSSALPGDKVVTAAHLRFRPADAAALAKEVRTRIALRRDAQSVGAPNAGSVFKNPPGLSAWRLIDEAGLRGLTAGGAMVAQKHANFIVNRGGATAGDILALIHGIREKVLKQTGIELEPEVRIVGEEVS
- a CDS encoding D-alanine--D-alanine ligase, whose product is MTRDELKKKKIAVLMGGLSAEREISLRTGQAVLNALQKAGYRASALDADRNLASRLVEEEIEVAFIALHGRYGEDGTVQGLLEMLQIPYTGSGVLASSVAMDKVTTKKILLYHELPTPGFEVYRRGDDRQALMSRCRHYPLVVKPAREGSTIGVSIVRNADELGQGLDEALRCDDLVLVEDYIKGMEITVGVLGGEALPIIQVVPKGGFYDFNAKYTGGQTEYILPAPLDGALYERIRQVAVEASRALGCAGAVRVDFMVREREFYCLEVNTIPGMTETSLLPKAAAHAGISFGELTQRILEGAALGK